The Dokdonia sp. 4H-3-7-5 genomic interval GTATTAATTACAAGGTGGCGGTAAATAAATAGTATGTAGGCGGTAGGACGTTCCGGTGGAACTGTTAGGACGCGATGCTTGTAGTATAAGTTGTTTGCGTTCCTTCTATCACCAAAAAATTTAAGGTTGAAACATGTAATTGATTTAAATATAAAAATTACTGAGATGGAAAAAGTAGTATTCAATTTTGAAAAATTGAGTGTTTATCAGAAAGCACTAAACTTTATTGACGCAGCTGATGCGTTGATTGATACTTTTCCACAAAAAGAGAGATATCGACTATCGAGTCAATATGGTAGGGCGGCTCTTTCTATAGCATTAAATATTAGTGAGGGTCACGGTGATACAAATAAGCAATTCAATAGATATTTAAATATGGCTTGGGATTCCCTTAAGGAATGTGTAACATGTTCTACCGTAGCAACTAGAAAAAAGTATATTACTCAAGAACAGAATGATAATACTAGAAAAACAATTACAAGGAATTGCAAAAATGATAATGGGCTTAAAGAAAAGTCTAAAATTGGATTAGATCTTTTCACTACAAGCGAAGCGTCCTACAAGCACCAGCGGTGCATTCTAAGTCCTACAAACTAATAACTCATGGAACTCTCAGAATATTTCTCTCAACTCTTCTCTGACTACACCCTCAGAACCATCACGCTGGGTACTGCTATACTTGGTGCTATTTGTGGTATGTTGGGTAGTTTTGCAGTACTTAGAAAGCAAAGTTTACTTGGTGATGCGATATCTCATGCTGCGCTGCCTGGTATTGCTATTGCTTTTTTAATTACAGGTACAAAGGATACTAACATATTGTTGCTAGGAGCCTTAGTAAGCGGACTTATAGGCACGTTTTGGATACGTGGGATGGTGACCAAAACACATCTTAAAAGTGATACAGCCCTAGGGCTTGTATTGTCGTTATTTTTTGGTTTTGGAATGTTATTGCTCACGTTTATACAGAAACAACCAAATGCAAACCAAGCGGGGCTTGATAAATACCTTTTTGGTCAAGCCGCGACGTTAGTGGAGAAGGATGTGACGTTAATGGCAGTAGTTACAGGGATTTGTCTAGTTATCATGTTACTATTCTGGAAGGAGTTTAAAATCTTACTTTTTGATGCAGACTACACAAAAACCTTAGGGTTTAACACTCGTTTTATTGATATACTCATCACCTTTTTTATTGTACTTGCCATTGTGCTAGGACTACAAACAGTAGGAGTTGTATTAATGAGTGCGATGCTACTCGCACCTGCAGCAGCGGCAAGGCAGTGGACAAATAAGCTAAGTGTGATGATTGTACTCGCAGCTATATTTGGTGCGTTTTCAGGAGTCTTTGGGACGGCAATTAGTGCTAGTCAAAATAACCTATCTACAGGCCCAGTGATTGTGCTAGTGGCAAGTGTGTTTGTGCTTTTTTCATTCATCTTTTCTCCTGGGCGCGGTATTCTTTTTAAACAACTCCGCAAATATCAAAATAGACGAGACTTGGAACTCCAGAAGACATTGCAGTTTATGTTTGATATTGCAAAAACACATGAAGATATCTCTCACCCTCACGCAATATTAATTCTAAACAATTTTCAAGGATATGCAAAATCTACATTGAAGGAGCTAGAAGAAAAAGAATGGGTCAAAGTAAAGGGTCAAAACTGGTCGCTTACGAGTAAGGGTTACGATGCAGCTGCAAATTTATATAACAATAACTAATGGATGCACAAATAGAAATACAATTGATTGCCGCAGTAGTAGCCATTGCTTGTGCCATCCCAGGGGTGTTTTTGGTACTACGTAAAATGGCACTTATAAGTGACGCCATTAGTCACTCTATCTTACCAGGGATTGTAATTGGCTTTTTTATTACTGAAGATCTTAATTCGCCATTGTTAATTTTACTGGCGGCTGTAACAGGTGTCATTACGGTTATGATGGTGGAGTCCATCCAGAAAACAGGATTAGTAAAAGAGGACACCGCTATAGGATTAGTGTTTCCAGCACTCTTTAGTATAGGCGTTATTCTCATTGCCAAAAATGCAAACGATGTGCACCTTGATGTAGATGCAGTATTGCTAGGCGAACTAGCATTTGCGCCTTTTGATAGGCTTATTATAGCGGGAACAGATGTAGGGCCTAAGTCATTATGGGTGATGGGGGCAATTTTAAGCATCACTGTGGGGATGCTCTTCGCGTTTTTTAAAGAGCTTAAGGTGAGTACCTTTGATGCAGGTTTGTCTGCAGCACTTGGTTTTTCTCCAGTGGTTTTACATTATGGACTCATGACTATTTCTTCAGTAACGGTTGTTGGTGCTTTTGAAGCGGTAGGAGCAGTTCTTGTAGTAGCACTAATGATTGCGCCTGCGGCAACCGCTTATTTACTTACATCAGACTTGAAGAAGATGTTAGTGCTTTCGGTAATATTTGGAGTCTTTTCGGCAATTGGTGGTTATTGGATGGCTCATTTTCTAGATGCGTCCATCGCTGGGTCTATGACTACTGTTCTTGGTCTCGTATTTCTTACCGTATATTTATTTGCGCCTAGTAAAGGACTTATTGCAGTGATGTACAGGCAGCGACAGCAGCGCACAGAAGTATCCTTACTTACGTTCTTATTACACCTTAATAATCACGAGGAAGAAAGTGAGAGGCATGTGCAGCATCTCAACGAACATATAAATTGGCAAAAAGTAAGATCTGAAACTGTACTAGAACTTGCCGAAAAAAATAATTTGATCAAAATCAGCAGTGATATTGTCGCGCTCACACCAAAAGGGAAAGAGTTTACAGATCTTGCGTTAGAATATATTATCACAAATAAGGATGAGCATATCGAGCATATGAAAGATGATTTTTTCTTATTTAGAGGATAATCTGTAACATGGCATCGCTTTTGGAGTATTTAGAAGTATAAAGCACCAGTGTCTATTTATTTAGGCTGTGTAAAAACTAGCATTATGAAAACCTATTACATCGTTGCGATTATATTTTTTTGTTCCGCTTTCGCGAAAGCGCAAGACTCCACAACAGTAGAGGTTCCTAAGATATATTTGAAGGCTTTTCAAGGACAGTCTACTATTATCGAGGGTACATCTCTGCGATTAGTGAACGTTATTGAAGATAGTAGATGTCCGCAGGGAGTAGATTGTATCTGGGCTGGAAATGCTAAAGTCGTCGTAGAATTAACAAGCGAAAGTGGTAAAAAAACCACTAAAGAAATTATACTCAATGGTGGGCGAGTAGCGCCTATATACTCAGAAGACGGTCTTGTAATATCAATTAAGGGGCTAGCTCCGTACCCTACATCTTTATCAAAAATTAAAGCAAGTGATTATTATTTACGAGTAGAAGTGAGTAATTAACATCCACAACTGCCAGTGCCGCAGCCGCCGTCGTCTTTCTTTTTCAAGAAAGCTGGTGTCCACACAAACTTTGTAACTAGATACCCTAGGGCTACTAGAAAAATAAGAATCACGATAATATTTTGTATTAGTTCCATGCGTTCTTAGTAGTTAAATAAGCGTCTAGCTTACAAATTATTTTAAAATTTGGAATGCGGCAAGCGCTGCTACATATGCAATTGCGGTCATGGCTACAAGCTGTATTGCAGGCCATTTCCAGCTGTTTGTCTCTCTCTTTACAATAGCAAGCGTACTCATACATTGCATGGCGAATGCATAAAATAGTAATAAGGAAATTCCGCTAGCAAAATTAAACCTTGGTGTTCCTAGCACTGGGTTTATCTCTCCAGCCATACGGTTTCTAATAGTCTCTTCCTCGGCATCACCTACGCTATATATGGTGGCAAGTGTACCTACAAAGACCTCTCTTGCTGCAAATGAAGTAATAAGAGCAATTCCTATTTTCCAGTCATAACCTAGTGGTTCTACAATAGGCTCTATCGCTTTACCCATATAGCCTATGTAGCTATGTTCTAGCTTCTGGCTTGCAACTAGTTTGTTTATTTCTGCTTGGTAAGCCTCCGCATCTGGAAATGCGTTTATGCCTCCTTCTGCTTCTAGTTGTGTAGTTACAATATCTTCTGCTTGATTAAACTTTTCATTAGGTCCAAAGGAAGCTAGTACCCATAATACAATGCTAATAGCAAGGATAATCTTACCTGCATCTACTACAAAGGATTTTGTTTTTTCAAGAACATTGATCCCTACGTTTTTAAGCAGCGGCATTTTATAGTTAGGCATTTCTACTACAAAAAATGACTTACTTTTTATCTTAAGAATTTTATTGAGAATCCATGCAGAACCTATCGCAGCGCCAAAACCAATGAGATACATGAGCATGAGTGTAAGCGCCTGTAGATTAAAAAACAGAAACTTCTCATCAGGAATTACTAGCGAAATGATGATCAAATATACAGGCAATCTTGCCGAGCAGGTAGTAAATGGAGTAACTAGTATGGTGATTAATCGCTCTTTCCAGTTCTCAATGTTACGTGTTGCCATAACCGCAGGGATGGCACAAGCAGTTCCAGAGATAAGTGGAACTACAGATTTACCACTAAGTCCAAAACGGCGCATCACTCTATCCATTAAGAAAACCACGCGACTCATATAACCACTCTCTTCTAGTACAGAGATAAAGAGGAATAAAAAGGCAATCTGAGGAATAAAAATAACAATACCTCCTAATCCAGCGATAATACCCTCTGCTAGAAGGTCTGTGAGTTTACCTTCTGGAAGGTTAGTTTGCACCCACTCACTCATACTAGCAAATGCAGTGTCTATAGCATCCATTGGGTACTGTGACCAGTCATATATTACTTGAAATATGAGTAGTAATATGGCAAAGAAAATCACGTAACCCCACACCTTATGTGTAAGTATGCGGTCTAAGCGAGCTCTTAAATCTTTTGCATTTTCAATATCTATGGTTTGAGTTTCTCTCAAAACTTCATTGATATACTTATAGCGTACAATCGTTTCTTTTTGCTGTAGTCTTTTGAGATTACTCTCCGACTCAGTTTTAAAAGAAGAGATGGTTTTCATCTCGTTGCGCTCTAGCTTTCCAAAGTTTACGTCTTGTGTAATTACAAGCCATAACTTGTATAAATCTTGCTTTGGAAAAGCTTTACGTAATCTGTCAAAATATTCTGGAGCAATTACAGAAGCATTAATACAAGGTTCTGTATTGATAGATCTGTACTCGGTAATAAGTTCTTTGAGCGTATCAATCCCCGTGTTTTTACGGCTGCTTATAAGTGCGATTCTTGTTTTAAGGCGCTCTTCCATCTTAGGAATGTCAAGAGAGATTGCCTTGCGCTCCATACGATCTGCCATGTTAATAGCAAGAATAGTAGGGATGCCAAGATCTTTAATTTGTGTAAAGAGTAGTAAGTTGCGTTTAAGATTTTCTACATCAGAAATTACAACGGCAACATCTGGATAATCTTTGTCATTCTTATTAAGAAGTAATTCTATAACCACATTTTCATCAAGAGATGAAGCGTTAAGGCTATAAGTACCGGGTAAGTCTAAGATGTGTGCTTTAACACCACGATCTAGTTTACAGATGCCTTCTTTCTTTTCTACAGTAATCCCTGGGTAGTTACCTACTTGCTGGTTGAGACCCGTAAGATGGTTAAAGACAGAAGTCTTACCTGTGTTTGGATTTCCTATGAGGGCAACGTTAATCTGTTTGGCCATAATTTAGGATGGCGTTTCTATGATTATTTGAAGAGCCGTTTCTCGGCGTATCGCTAGGTGACTTCCATTCACATCTATATATAGAGGATCAGAAAATGGTGCGAGTTGTATCAATCGTACTTCATTGCCTGGTAGGCAACCCATCTCGAGTAACTTAAGAGGAACTTCGTCTGTCATCACATCTATAATGATAGCGCGTTCTCCTTTTTGTAAATGAGCGACTGTTTTCTTCAATGTTTATTTAGATTGAATTTAGATAACAAAAGTAATGCATTTTACGCTTTCGCGAAAGCGTACGTAATTCCATTCTAAAAAATCTTTTGGTACCAAGCTTTCCTTGGCTCATAAGATGCTTTTAAAATCTCAATATCCTCAAGTAATTGATCTATTGCTTCTGGGTCTGTACCGTCATAATAACCACGTATTTGACGTTTTTTGTCTATAAGCATAAAGTTCTCAGTGTGAACCATATCAAGATCATCTTCTGTTCCTGGGAGGTCTTTTACAGCCAAATAACTTTTTCGCGCAAGCGTGAAAATTTCTTCTTGAGAACCAGTAACTAGGTTCCATCGTGAGTCATCTACTCCTTTTTTTACGCCATACGCCTTCAAAACTTCTGGAGTATCATAAGTAGGGATTACTGAGTGAGAAAGTAGTTTAACTAGTGTATCTCCCTCTAGCTTCTTTTGTATTTGAACCATGTGCTCTGTCATAATAGGGCAAATGGTCTGGCAGGTGGTAAAGAAAAAATCTGCTACGTAGATGTGATTCTCATAATCATTCTGTGTGATTGTTTTTCCATTCTGATTAGTGAGTGAAAAATCGGCAATGGTGTGATATTTCTTCACATATTGCATGGTGCTGTCTACGAGTTCTTTATCTACCATGTCTGGTTGGTAAATTGTAAGAGATGGAGTTACTTTGAGTTGGCTATATATTAAAGTCATAATAATGACAGAAAGAATACCAAGGGTGATAAATAGTGTTTTATAGCGAGCGAGGTGATGTGCCATAGTGCATTTTTTTACAAAGTTACAATCCAAGTGGCAGTTATATAAAGTATGGCTTGAAAAATGCTATCCTACGCGCATATAACTTTAGTATGCGCATCTAAAAGCCTATTTTTGTGCGTTCAAAATTTGACTTATATCCTTCTATGGAGACTTTTATACAGATTGCCCAGTTTACGCTTGCTATTTCTATCCTTGTAATTTTACATGAATTTGGTCACTTTGCACCAGCTCGTTACTTCGGGATTAAAGTGGAGAAATTCTTTCTCTTCTTTGATGTAAAGTTTGCATTGTTCAAGAAAAAAATAGGAGATACGGTTTATGGAATCGGCTGGCTTCCGCTAGGAGGTTATGTGAAGATTGCCGGTATGATTGATGAGAGTATGGACAAGGAGCAAATGGCAAAAGATCCAGAACCTTGGGAGTTTAGATCAAAACCAGCATGGCAACGTCTTATTGTGATGATAGGTGGTGTGACTGTAAATGTGCTTCTTGCATGGTTCATTTATAGTGCAATGCTTGTATATTATGGTGATGAGTATGTACCTGCAGATCGTCTTAAGTATGGTATTGCTGTAGGAGAAGTAGGAGAAGAAATAGGATTGCGCAATGGTGATCAAGTAATAAAAATAGATGATAAAACGGTAACGCGTTTTGACGATGTGCAGATTGACATACTATTAGGTGATAACGTAACTGTAGTGCGTGATGGTAATGAACTTACATTTCCTATCCCAGATGAAGCAAAAAAATCTGTACTTGATGCAGAGGAACGTTTTATAAGACCGCGTTTTAGTAACACAATAGGGTTAGTGGCCAGAGATTCAATAGCATTTAACAACGATGTGCTTGTAGGTGATAAAATTGTAGCTATTAATGGAAATGCTATTAATGAATGGACTGAGTTTCAGTCTATTTTTGATCAAGCAAAAGGCGGAGATGTTGCTATGACACTTAATAGAGACGGGCAACGTATAGAAAAAACCTTTGCTGTGGGCGAGGGGCGTTCTTTTGGGGTAGGTGCAAACGTTGAGGAATTATTAGTAAAAGATGAGTATAGTATAGGAGCGGCAATTCCTGCTGGTCTTACAAAAACATGGGATGTACTCACTAAGCAAGTGCGCCAGTTTAAATTAATTTTTAATAGTAAAGTACAAGGATACAAGAAAGTAAAAGGTCCTATAGGTATTGTAGAGATGATGGCACCACAATGGGATTGGTATAAATTCTGGGGATTCACTGCTATGTTTTCTGTTTGGCTTGCCTTTGTAAACATTCTTCCTATTCCTGCACTTGATGGAGGACATGTGATGTTTTTATTATATGAAATGATTTCTGGAAAAGCTCCTTCAGAAAAGACATTAGAAAGAGGTCAGATTATTGGTTTTGTCATTGTGATGGGATTAATGGTGGTGATTTTTGGAAATGATATTTGGAATTTGATTAAAGGGTAATTCTATAACGCTTCCGCGAAAATTGAATTTATAATTTTATTCTATCGTTTTTCCACTTTAAAATAGTGAAAAATTATGCAGGCGCAATTTTGCCTGCTATCACGACTCGTTTGAGGGTGTTTATTGGAAATTATGAACACATGCTTGTCTTTTTAATTATCTATCCAGAAAAGCTCTTAAATTCGTTATTCTTCTTTTTTCTTTAAAATTTTACGATTTTAAGCGGTACGTTCTTTTCGCTGAAATATGATAAAAACGCTTTTTCAGTGAAGAATAATTGTAAGCTTAATATTGCAGGGAAATCTGTTAGTTATTATCAAAATTTACACTCTTTACTTCGCTGACTGCTAGAATATTAACATGTTTTAATAGATCATTTGTATCCTGTTTTGGGGTAAATTTTTTGAGTGTGAAGCCGCTTATCCCTTACCTGTGCTGATGTTTAGCGAATTAGGCGAATCAACAAATTTTATTTTTTCTAAAACCTTAACGCTATTTATTGCGTACATAGGGGGAAATGTGTTGTTTAGAATTTTAATTGTTTATAACATGTGTACAACGTCGAATTATTTGCCTCTTTAATCGAATTTTTAGTGAAGACGGACTGTTGTAAAAACCGTTTTCTAAGTCCGTCGTATTTTTGATTTATATAGTTACACCCCAAAAATTGCAACATAAATAGAAGGCTTATGCTTTCAACTACCCCTAGTATATGATAAAAATTACTTCTTTGAAAAGAACGCTATTATACACGCTTGTCTTTTTTTCTTTTTGTACTACATTATTATCTCAAAATCCTGTAACCGGAGCCAATATTGTTGGGACTTTGGCACAAGGGCTACAATATAACCAAGCAAATCCTGCAGGTGTGACTAACACTTACTCATGGGGTCAAAATGGAGATTTTAGAGTCACTTCTGTTGCTTTGGGAGGTGATAATTATTTTTTAAACAATGATTTTACTCAAATCAGTTATAATATTGTTCGTGTAGATGGTAACGGAGGGGTAACAGGAGACCGTTGTGGATTTTTCGTACTTGAAATTGGGAATGATGATTTTAATTACCAGTCAAGTTTCCCTGGAAACTTGGGTGATTGCTCAATGGAAGAAGTGCTACGAGACCCTATTGTAACTAGAGGGGCAAACGATGTTTTTAAAAATGGTACAGCAACCTCTCAAAATATAGAACGAATCGACGCTCTGTATGAACCAT includes:
- a CDS encoding four helix bundle protein — encoded protein: MEKVVFNFEKLSVYQKALNFIDAADALIDTFPQKERYRLSSQYGRAALSIALNISEGHGDTNKQFNRYLNMAWDSLKECVTCSTVATRKKYITQEQNDNTRKTITRNCKNDNGLKEKSKIGLDLFTTSEASYKHQRCILSPTN
- a CDS encoding metal ABC transporter permease; translated protein: MELSEYFSQLFSDYTLRTITLGTAILGAICGMLGSFAVLRKQSLLGDAISHAALPGIAIAFLITGTKDTNILLLGALVSGLIGTFWIRGMVTKTHLKSDTALGLVLSLFFGFGMLLLTFIQKQPNANQAGLDKYLFGQAATLVEKDVTLMAVVTGICLVIMLLFWKEFKILLFDADYTKTLGFNTRFIDILITFFIVLAIVLGLQTVGVVLMSAMLLAPAAAARQWTNKLSVMIVLAAIFGAFSGVFGTAISASQNNLSTGPVIVLVASVFVLFSFIFSPGRGILFKQLRKYQNRRDLELQKTLQFMFDIAKTHEDISHPHAILILNNFQGYAKSTLKELEEKEWVKVKGQNWSLTSKGYDAAANLYNNN
- a CDS encoding metal ABC transporter permease, giving the protein MDAQIEIQLIAAVVAIACAIPGVFLVLRKMALISDAISHSILPGIVIGFFITEDLNSPLLILLAAVTGVITVMMVESIQKTGLVKEDTAIGLVFPALFSIGVILIAKNANDVHLDVDAVLLGELAFAPFDRLIIAGTDVGPKSLWVMGAILSITVGMLFAFFKELKVSTFDAGLSAALGFSPVVLHYGLMTISSVTVVGAFEAVGAVLVVALMIAPAATAYLLTSDLKKMLVLSVIFGVFSAIGGYWMAHFLDASIAGSMTTVLGLVFLTVYLFAPSKGLIAVMYRQRQQRTEVSLLTFLLHLNNHEEESERHVQHLNEHINWQKVRSETVLELAEKNNLIKISSDIVALTPKGKEFTDLALEYIITNKDEHIEHMKDDFFLFRG
- a CDS encoding FeoB-associated Cys-rich membrane protein, coding for MELIQNIIVILIFLVALGYLVTKFVWTPAFLKKKDDGGCGTGSCGC
- the feoB gene encoding ferrous iron transport protein B — translated: MAKQINVALIGNPNTGKTSVFNHLTGLNQQVGNYPGITVEKKEGICKLDRGVKAHILDLPGTYSLNASSLDENVVIELLLNKNDKDYPDVAVVISDVENLKRNLLLFTQIKDLGIPTILAINMADRMERKAISLDIPKMEERLKTRIALISSRKNTGIDTLKELITEYRSINTEPCINASVIAPEYFDRLRKAFPKQDLYKLWLVITQDVNFGKLERNEMKTISSFKTESESNLKRLQQKETIVRYKYINEVLRETQTIDIENAKDLRARLDRILTHKVWGYVIFFAILLLIFQVIYDWSQYPMDAIDTAFASMSEWVQTNLPEGKLTDLLAEGIIAGLGGIVIFIPQIAFLFLFISVLEESGYMSRVVFLMDRVMRRFGLSGKSVVPLISGTACAIPAVMATRNIENWKERLITILVTPFTTCSARLPVYLIIISLVIPDEKFLFFNLQALTLMLMYLIGFGAAIGSAWILNKILKIKSKSFFVVEMPNYKMPLLKNVGINVLEKTKSFVVDAGKIILAISIVLWVLASFGPNEKFNQAEDIVTTQLEAEGGINAFPDAEAYQAEINKLVASQKLEHSYIGYMGKAIEPIVEPLGYDWKIGIALITSFAAREVFVGTLATIYSVGDAEEETIRNRMAGEINPVLGTPRFNFASGISLLLFYAFAMQCMSTLAIVKRETNSWKWPAIQLVAMTAIAYVAALAAFQILK
- a CDS encoding ferrous iron transport protein A, with product MKKTVAHLQKGERAIIIDVMTDEVPLKLLEMGCLPGNEVRLIQLAPFSDPLYIDVNGSHLAIRRETALQIIIETPS
- a CDS encoding SCO family protein; this translates as MAHHLARYKTLFITLGILSVIIMTLIYSQLKVTPSLTIYQPDMVDKELVDSTMQYVKKYHTIADFSLTNQNGKTITQNDYENHIYVADFFFTTCQTICPIMTEHMVQIQKKLEGDTLVKLLSHSVIPTYDTPEVLKAYGVKKGVDDSRWNLVTGSQEEIFTLARKSYLAVKDLPGTEDDLDMVHTENFMLIDKKRQIRGYYDGTDPEAIDQLLEDIEILKASYEPRKAWYQKIF
- the rseP gene encoding RIP metalloprotease RseP, whose product is METFIQIAQFTLAISILVILHEFGHFAPARYFGIKVEKFFLFFDVKFALFKKKIGDTVYGIGWLPLGGYVKIAGMIDESMDKEQMAKDPEPWEFRSKPAWQRLIVMIGGVTVNVLLAWFIYSAMLVYYGDEYVPADRLKYGIAVGEVGEEIGLRNGDQVIKIDDKTVTRFDDVQIDILLGDNVTVVRDGNELTFPIPDEAKKSVLDAEERFIRPRFSNTIGLVARDSIAFNNDVLVGDKIVAINGNAINEWTEFQSIFDQAKGGDVAMTLNRDGQRIEKTFAVGEGRSFGVGANVEELLVKDEYSIGAAIPAGLTKTWDVLTKQVRQFKLIFNSKVQGYKKVKGPIGIVEMMAPQWDWYKFWGFTAMFSVWLAFVNILPIPALDGGHVMFLLYEMISGKAPSEKTLERGQIIGFVIVMGLMVVIFGNDIWNLIKG